The Solibacillus sp. FSL W7-1464 genome contains a region encoding:
- a CDS encoding cysteine ABC transporter substrate-binding protein, whose amino-acid sequence MKKIYLFFFVGILTLVLAACSGDNEAVSGNATSETDSAIDKIKERGTLRVAVFSDKPPFGYVDSNGDNQGYDILLAKRVAKDLLGDESKIEYIITEPQARVDLLKSDKVDIVLANFTVTPERKEQVDFANPYMKVAVGVVSPEGSQITSAEQLEGKKLIVPKGTTAETYFMKNHPDVELVKYDQITEAFEALKDGRGDALAQDNALLFSWANNNHGFVVALPTLGEQDYIAPAVKKGNKDLLDWLNSELETLGSEQFFTQAYEETLKPAFGDSISADEVVVEGKTE is encoded by the coding sequence TTGAAAAAGATTTATTTATTCTTTTTTGTGGGGATATTAACTTTAGTATTAGCTGCATGTAGTGGTGATAATGAGGCAGTATCAGGTAATGCAACATCAGAAACAGATTCAGCAATTGATAAAATAAAAGAGCGTGGCACATTACGTGTAGCAGTATTTAGTGATAAACCGCCTTTTGGTTACGTTGATTCAAATGGTGACAACCAAGGCTATGACATTTTACTAGCAAAACGTGTTGCGAAAGATTTATTAGGTGATGAGTCAAAAATTGAGTATATCATTACAGAGCCGCAAGCACGTGTTGACTTATTAAAATCAGATAAAGTAGATATTGTTTTAGCAAACTTTACAGTAACACCAGAACGTAAAGAGCAGGTTGATTTTGCCAATCCATATATGAAAGTAGCAGTAGGTGTTGTGTCACCGGAAGGGTCGCAGATTACCTCGGCAGAACAATTAGAAGGTAAAAAACTAATTGTCCCAAAAGGTACCACTGCAGAAACATACTTCATGAAGAATCACCCTGATGTGGAGTTAGTTAAGTATGACCAAATTACAGAGGCTTTTGAAGCGTTAAAAGATGGTCGTGGTGATGCATTGGCACAAGATAATGCACTATTATTCAGCTGGGCAAATAATAATCACGGATTCGTAGTAGCACTGCCAACATTAGGTGAACAAGATTACATTGCACCAGCAGTTAAAAAGGGCAACAAAGATCTATTAGATTGGTTAAATAGTGAGCTTGAAACATTAGGCTCTGAACAATTCTTTACCCAAGCATATGAAGAAACATTGAAGCCAGCATTCGGTGATTCAATTAGTGCGGATGAAGTAGTAGTTGAAGGTAAGACAGAATAA
- the guaC gene encoding GMP reductase — translation MDTVFDYEDIQLIPAKCIVKSRTECDATVTLGNHTFKLPVVPANMQTIIDEKLAEKLAAQGYFYIMHRFQPEKRVQFIRDMQSKGYIASISVGVKDEEYTFIEELKDAQLVPDYITIDIAHGHSNQVIEMIGHIKKHLPDSFVIAGNVGTPEAVRDLENAGADATKVGIGPGKVCITKIKTGFGTGGWQLAALRWCAKAASKPIIADGGIRTHGDIAKSVRFGASMVMIGSLFAGHEESPGQTVEIDGKQVKEYFGSASEFQKGERKNVEGKKMYVDSKGSIFDTLTEMEQDLQSSISYAGGKTLSAIRNVDYAIVKNSIFNGDKI, via the coding sequence ATAGATACAGTATTTGATTATGAAGATATTCAATTAATCCCTGCAAAGTGCATAGTGAAAAGTCGTACAGAATGCGATGCAACCGTAACTTTGGGTAATCATACATTTAAACTTCCGGTAGTTCCGGCAAATATGCAAACAATTATTGATGAGAAATTAGCAGAAAAATTAGCTGCACAAGGCTATTTCTATATTATGCACCGTTTCCAGCCAGAAAAGCGTGTACAGTTTATCCGTGATATGCAAAGTAAAGGCTACATTGCATCGATTTCTGTCGGTGTAAAAGATGAAGAATATACGTTCATTGAAGAGTTGAAAGATGCTCAGCTTGTACCGGATTATATTACGATTGATATCGCACACGGTCATTCAAACCAAGTCATCGAAATGATCGGCCATATTAAAAAGCATTTACCGGACAGCTTTGTTATCGCAGGAAATGTCGGTACGCCGGAAGCAGTACGTGACCTTGAAAATGCAGGTGCGGATGCGACGAAAGTTGGGATTGGCCCAGGTAAAGTGTGTATTACAAAAATTAAAACAGGCTTTGGTACAGGCGGCTGGCAGTTGGCAGCACTTCGCTGGTGTGCAAAAGCAGCTTCAAAGCCGATTATCGCGGACGGCGGTATTCGTACACATGGCGATATTGCCAAATCAGTGCGCTTTGGTGCATCCATGGTGATGATCGGTTCACTTTTTGCTGGTCATGAAGAATCACCGGGTCAAACAGTGGAAATCGACGGCAAACAAGTGAAAGAATACTTCGGTTCTGCATCTGAGTTCCAAAAAGGCGAGCGCAAAAACGTTGAAGGCAAGAAAATGTATGTCGACTCAAAAGGTTCGATTTTCGATACGTTAACTGAAATGGAGCAAGATTTGCAGTCATCCATTTCATATGCGGGCGGGAAAACATTATCTGCGATCCGTAACGTTGATTACGCGATTGTTAAAAATTCAATTTTCAATGGCGATAAAATTTAA
- a CDS encoding 2-isopropylmalate synthase: protein MSRKIWVFDTTLRDGEQVPGAKLNLYEKVEIAQQLKKLGVDIIEAGFPASSQGDFEAVKAVAQKVGQNSNMMITALARAVKDDIDSVYNAVKYANNPMIHMVLGTSDIHVEKKFSKSKDQILQIGVDAVKYAKSLLPQVQYSTEDASRSDFEYLWKTIEAVMKAGATMINVPDTVGYAEPEQWGEMIAKLNDRMKNLDDSVLLSVHCHNDLGMATANTLAAVKNGADKIEVTMNGIGERAGNAALEEVVMAIKTRGDVYDVFTDINTKEIMNTSRLVSSFMGLDVQVNKAITGDNAFAHSSGIHQDGLLKSRDAYEIVHPEDVGLDDMELVLTARSGRHAVKNALSKLGFDAFTDEEFEGIFESFLKLADSKKEVYNHDLYVIVESYYEKTEKNNPNKESYSDQFYDIEDLQIISNAAFPSASVKIRRGEDVFKSSAVGSGPIDALYSAIADVTGIKVKLVEYNISSVSRGQEALGKVKIIIEYGGEKYIAKAADTDILKASAMAYINAVNSVIVAKIAPQPVTTTATV from the coding sequence ATGAGCAGAAAAATTTGGGTTTTTGATACGACATTACGTGATGGTGAGCAAGTGCCAGGGGCTAAGCTGAATTTATATGAAAAAGTGGAAATTGCCCAGCAGTTAAAAAAGCTCGGTGTTGATATTATCGAAGCCGGATTCCCAGCATCTTCACAAGGTGATTTTGAAGCGGTAAAAGCTGTGGCGCAAAAGGTTGGCCAAAATTCGAATATGATGATTACGGCACTTGCCCGTGCTGTAAAAGATGATATTGATTCTGTATATAATGCAGTCAAATATGCAAATAATCCAATGATCCATATGGTTTTAGGGACATCCGATATTCATGTGGAGAAGAAGTTCAGTAAATCGAAAGACCAGATCCTGCAAATCGGGGTAGATGCAGTAAAATACGCGAAATCGTTACTGCCGCAAGTACAATATTCAACGGAAGATGCATCCCGCTCTGATTTTGAATACCTTTGGAAAACGATTGAAGCGGTCATGAAGGCCGGCGCTACGATGATCAATGTACCGGATACAGTCGGGTATGCCGAGCCGGAACAGTGGGGCGAGATGATTGCGAAGCTGAACGACCGAATGAAAAACCTGGACGATTCCGTACTGCTTTCAGTTCACTGTCACAATGATTTAGGTATGGCGACTGCCAATACGTTAGCGGCGGTTAAAAATGGTGCCGATAAAATAGAAGTGACGATGAACGGTATAGGGGAACGTGCCGGAAACGCGGCATTAGAAGAAGTCGTTATGGCGATTAAAACACGCGGTGATGTGTACGATGTGTTTACAGATATTAATACGAAGGAAATTATGAATACGTCTCGCTTAGTGTCAAGCTTTATGGGACTGGATGTGCAAGTAAACAAAGCGATTACAGGTGATAATGCTTTTGCCCATTCATCGGGTATTCACCAGGACGGCTTACTGAAATCACGTGATGCATATGAAATCGTTCATCCGGAAGATGTAGGACTAGACGATATGGAGCTTGTATTAACAGCACGCTCTGGACGTCATGCAGTGAAAAATGCGCTGTCTAAACTTGGTTTTGATGCTTTCACGGACGAGGAATTTGAAGGTATTTTTGAAAGCTTCCTGAAACTGGCCGATTCGAAAAAAGAAGTTTACAACCATGATTTATATGTCATTGTTGAAAGCTACTACGAAAAAACAGAGAAAAACAATCCAAATAAGGAATCTTACTCTGATCAGTTTTATGATATTGAAGATTTACAGATTATTTCAAACGCTGCCTTTCCGTCTGCCAGCGTAAAAATCCGCCGCGGGGAAGATGTTTTCAAATCAAGTGCGGTCGGCTCCGGTCCGATTGATGCCCTATATTCAGCCATTGCAGATGTTACAGGGATCAAGGTAAAGCTTGTCGAGTACAACATCAGCTCTGTATCACGCGGCCAAGAGGCATTAGGAAAAGTAAAGATCATTATCGAATACGGTGGAGAAAAATATATCGCAAAAGCAGCAGATACTGATATTTTAAAAGCTTCTGCAATGGCTTATATTAATGCGGTAAACAGCGTCATCGTCGCAAAAATCGCTCCGCAGCCCGTAACTACGACAGCTACAGTATAA
- a CDS encoding LLM class flavin-dependent oxidoreductase translates to MKLSILDQVPISKGMTSTEALANAVKLAQLGDEHGYERIWFAEHHNTTSLASSAPEVTAAYIAAKTERIRVGTGGIMMMHYSPYKVAEVFKTLAALAPGRIDFGAGRAPGGDMPAMTALASGRRPDLTEQYDKLEVILRLMNEQRTGEDVYDNVVAVPFKVQLPQSWLLGSSGQSAKKAGEAGVGYSFAQFFNGQMSKGIFDAYRNSFQPSYFMEQPQIITTYAISVAETAEEAEYLSMPMQITRLNLMRGKLLTVLSPEEANDYPLTEMDKMILEQNRPLMLIGSAEDVANQIKEEQAYYGFDEAMINCNLYTIDQRLNSYRLLMEQFKK, encoded by the coding sequence ATGAAACTTAGTATATTAGATCAAGTACCTATTTCCAAAGGCATGACATCAACTGAAGCACTAGCTAATGCAGTGAAGCTTGCCCAACTTGGTGATGAGCACGGTTATGAACGAATCTGGTTTGCAGAGCACCATAACACAACTTCACTTGCCAGCTCCGCTCCTGAAGTAACAGCTGCCTATATTGCTGCGAAAACAGAGCGTATCCGTGTCGGAACGGGCGGCATTATGATGATGCATTATTCTCCATATAAAGTGGCGGAAGTATTTAAAACATTGGCCGCGTTGGCACCAGGCCGTATCGATTTCGGTGCAGGCCGCGCTCCTGGCGGGGATATGCCGGCAATGACTGCACTTGCAAGTGGACGCAGACCGGACTTGACGGAACAATATGATAAACTTGAAGTTATTTTACGTTTAATGAATGAACAGCGCACAGGTGAAGATGTTTATGATAATGTTGTAGCCGTTCCTTTCAAAGTTCAGCTGCCGCAAAGCTGGCTGCTTGGATCAAGCGGACAAAGTGCGAAAAAAGCCGGTGAAGCGGGTGTCGGCTATTCCTTTGCCCAGTTCTTCAATGGACAAATGTCTAAAGGAATTTTTGATGCGTACCGCAACAGTTTCCAGCCATCATACTTTATGGAACAGCCGCAAATTATTACGACCTATGCAATCAGTGTAGCTGAAACGGCGGAAGAAGCGGAATACTTATCGATGCCGATGCAAATTACCCGTCTGAACTTAATGCGCGGCAAGCTCCTCACTGTGCTTTCTCCTGAAGAAGCAAATGACTATCCGCTTACCGAGATGGATAAAATGATTTTGGAGCAAAACCGTCCGCTAATGCTGATCGGTTCTGCCGAGGATGTTGCGAATCAGATTAAAGAAGAACAGGCATATTACGGTTTTGATGAAGCGATGATCAACTGTAATTTATATACGATTGATCAGCGTCTGAACAGCTACCGTCTATTAATGGAACAGTTCAAAAAATAA
- a CDS encoding YdcF family protein, translating into MKRIIFALLFILLILVLIFYWLDYEMNAALKNEADGSNEYVVILGAKVKPGGIPSQSLKNRLDAAVDYLQKYPTVKAIVTGGQGADEDRTEASVMADYLIEHGIAGERVLLEDQSTTTYENLLFAKKLLPENTKSITIVSNDFHLKRATILAQKLGLKADVVAAPTPKVVNTKSRIRERLAIIKAYTRGQ; encoded by the coding sequence TTGAAAAGAATTATTTTTGCACTATTATTTATTCTACTTATACTCGTGTTAATTTTCTATTGGCTTGACTATGAAATGAATGCAGCGTTAAAAAATGAGGCAGACGGTTCCAATGAATATGTTGTCATTTTAGGCGCAAAAGTGAAACCTGGCGGCATCCCTTCCCAGTCATTAAAAAACCGTTTAGATGCGGCAGTGGATTACCTTCAAAAATATCCTACCGTAAAAGCGATTGTTACAGGTGGGCAGGGTGCTGATGAAGATCGTACAGAAGCATCGGTCATGGCTGACTATTTAATCGAACATGGAATTGCTGGAGAGAGAGTTTTATTGGAAGATCAGTCTACAACGACTTATGAAAATCTGTTGTTCGCAAAAAAACTGTTGCCCGAAAATACAAAGAGCATCACGATTGTTTCAAATGATTTCCACCTGAAACGCGCGACAATCCTTGCCCAAAAACTTGGTCTAAAGGCGGATGTTGTGGCAGCCCCTACCCCAAAAGTCGTCAACACAAAATCACGTATTCGCGAACGGCTTGCGATCATTAAGGCCTATACGAGAGGCCAATAA
- a CDS encoding TDT family transporter: MRNLFQVVPIPISGLMLGLVSLGNLFLSMDKAAFGHVCFFTGIFLFLLVIGKLIFAFSSILAEMQNPIIASVSPTFTMGTLSISSGLHYYGVSGFVIHMIWILAATTQIFIIFYFIRTFIWKKRIAISDIYPSWLILFVGTAVMPLTASDLSGVFTRAIVIFAICAFIVLVPILIFRVFIRKDLPEPTIPMLTILTAPVSISLAAYFQQFESQFGIILTLFIVAQILYLLVLSKLPGALQLPFYPSYAAFTFPLVISATATYGVIHYFGQNGMSTSWLETYFYFQLTFSAIIVFYVLIRYINYLSVQVRQQRRVIREEKEAIT; encoded by the coding sequence GTGAGAAATTTATTTCAAGTCGTCCCAATTCCAATCAGCGGGCTTATGCTCGGACTGGTATCATTGGGAAATTTATTTTTAAGTATGGACAAAGCCGCTTTCGGCCACGTCTGTTTTTTTACAGGAATCTTTTTATTTCTATTAGTCATCGGAAAACTGATTTTTGCGTTTTCCAGTATCCTTGCAGAAATGCAAAACCCGATCATTGCGTCAGTATCCCCCACTTTTACGATGGGTACTTTATCGATAAGCAGCGGGTTGCACTATTACGGTGTTAGTGGGTTCGTTATACATATGATCTGGATTCTTGCTGCAACGACTCAAATCTTTATTATCTTTTATTTTATTCGAACGTTTATTTGGAAAAAGCGCATTGCGATTTCGGATATTTATCCAAGCTGGCTTATTCTGTTTGTCGGAACCGCCGTTATGCCATTGACAGCGAGTGATCTTTCAGGCGTATTCACAAGAGCGATTGTCATTTTTGCGATATGTGCATTCATTGTGTTAGTGCCGATTCTTATTTTCCGTGTATTTATTAGAAAAGATCTGCCGGAGCCTACGATTCCGATGCTGACGATTTTAACCGCCCCCGTATCGATCAGTTTAGCGGCTTATTTCCAGCAGTTTGAAAGTCAATTCGGGATTATTTTGACATTATTCATCGTCGCGCAAATATTATATCTATTGGTACTATCGAAATTACCGGGCGCATTGCAGCTGCCTTTTTATCCAAGCTATGCTGCCTTCACATTCCCGTTAGTTATTTCTGCTACTGCCACTTATGGTGTCATTCATTATTTCGGGCAAAACGGGATGTCGACAAGTTGGCTGGAAACGTATTTCTACTTTCAATTAACATTCTCCGCAATTATTGTATTTTACGTTTTAATCCGCTATATCAACTACTTGTCCGTACAAGTACGACAACAGCGCAGAGTCATTCGGGAAGAAAAAGAAGCTATTACATAA
- a CDS encoding DMT family transporter, which yields MAWVYLIFAGLFEVGGVIGMNKVAQKKSIGSYAFLIGSFIFSFSLLSLAMKELPMGVAYAVWTGIGTVGGTLVGMFIYNESKDWKRILFISFIIIAVVGLKITQ from the coding sequence ATGGCTTGGGTTTATTTAATTTTTGCCGGACTTTTTGAAGTCGGCGGTGTCATCGGAATGAACAAAGTTGCCCAGAAAAAGTCTATCGGTTCCTATGCGTTTCTGATCGGTTCTTTTATTTTCAGTTTCTCTCTCCTTTCACTGGCAATGAAAGAATTGCCGATGGGGGTTGCCTATGCCGTTTGGACAGGGATAGGTACGGTCGGCGGCACACTTGTAGGGATGTTTATCTATAACGAATCCAAAGACTGGAAGAGAATTCTATTTATTTCGTTTATTATTATTGCGGTTGTCGGATTAAAAATTACGCAGTAG
- a CDS encoding DMT family transporter, with protein MTKYWILVLLAGIIEIVWAMGLKYANTVWLWVGVAALIVVSFYILIIATEKLPVATVYAVFTGIGTAGTVIAETVIFNEPFSFTKIGFIGLLLIGVIGLKLISNEPEETRDA; from the coding sequence ATGACAAAATACTGGATACTCGTCCTATTGGCAGGCATCATCGAAATTGTCTGGGCAATGGGACTGAAATATGCAAATACAGTGTGGCTATGGGTCGGAGTGGCCGCATTGATCGTTGTATCATTTTATATTTTAATCATCGCAACAGAGAAGCTGCCTGTTGCTACTGTTTATGCGGTATTTACAGGAATTGGTACAGCCGGTACAGTCATCGCGGAAACGGTCATTTTCAACGAGCCGTTCAGCTTTACGAAAATCGGCTTTATTGGATTATTACTAATAGGCGTCATTGGATTGAAACTTATTTCAAATGAACCGGAAGAAACGAGGGATGCATAA
- a CDS encoding TetR/AcrR family transcriptional regulator yields MTKEKIIQAALVNFSEHGYSGGSLAQIAEEVGIRKQSIYTYFKSKDALYLSISKQAMEAELLFAEEFIAKHQQLPVEKVLLPFLQSFQQRFETISETKFFMRSIFLMPQHLEQQLSVQTYIYLDELEKLFTDYLKEQQLSVSANEAAIGFLALLDSLYVEMLYGGSERCEKRLQAGWTIFYRGIRAEV; encoded by the coding sequence GTGACGAAAGAGAAAATCATCCAGGCCGCTCTGGTTAATTTCAGCGAACACGGCTACAGCGGCGGATCACTGGCCCAGATCGCGGAAGAGGTTGGAATACGGAAACAATCGATCTATACGTATTTCAAAAGTAAAGATGCGCTCTATTTATCGATTTCAAAACAGGCAATGGAAGCTGAGCTGTTATTTGCAGAAGAATTTATCGCAAAACATCAACAACTTCCTGTCGAAAAAGTATTGCTGCCATTTCTGCAGTCTTTTCAGCAGCGCTTTGAAACTATTTCAGAAACCAAATTTTTCATGCGCTCGATTTTCTTGATGCCGCAGCATTTGGAACAGCAGTTAAGTGTGCAGACGTACATTTATTTGGATGAATTGGAAAAGCTTTTCACGGATTATTTAAAAGAACAACAACTGTCCGTTTCAGCGAATGAAGCAGCAATCGGCTTTTTGGCATTGCTTGATAGTCTTTATGTCGAAATGCTTTATGGTGGCAGTGAACGCTGTGAAAAACGTTTGCAGGCGGGATGGACAATATTTTACAGAGGAATAAGAGCTGAGGTGTAG
- a CDS encoding DNA-3-methyladenine glycosylase I, translating into MERCSWVKLDEPIYVKYHDEEWGVPVYDDRKLFEMLCLEGAQAGLSWLTILKRREGYLAAFDQFDAEKIVYYSEEKLEALRNDERIIRNRLKIKSVVTNAESFLAIKKQYGSFSDYIWSFVDGKPIINAWASFEQVPVTTEISDRMSKQLKKDGFKFVGSTICYSYMQAVGMVNDHTTNCHCFKR; encoded by the coding sequence ATGGAACGTTGCAGTTGGGTGAAGCTGGATGAACCGATTTATGTGAAATACCATGACGAAGAGTGGGGCGTACCCGTTTATGACGACCGGAAGCTGTTTGAAATGCTCTGTCTGGAAGGGGCACAGGCAGGCTTAAGCTGGTTGACGATTTTAAAAAGAAGAGAGGGGTATTTGGCGGCATTTGACCAGTTCGATGCTGAAAAAATTGTATATTACAGTGAAGAAAAACTTGAAGCTTTAAGAAATGACGAACGCATTATCCGCAACCGGCTGAAAATCAAAAGTGTCGTGACGAATGCCGAGAGCTTTTTGGCGATCAAAAAACAATACGGCTCATTTTCTGACTATATTTGGTCCTTCGTCGACGGTAAGCCGATAATAAATGCATGGGCATCATTCGAACAAGTACCGGTAACGACCGAAATAAGCGACCGCATGAGCAAACAACTGAAAAAAGACGGATTCAAATTTGTCGGCAGTACAATCTGCTATTCCTATATGCAGGCAGTTGGCATGGTGAATGACCATACAACGAATTGCCACTGTTTCAAAAGGTAA
- a CDS encoding universal stress protein — protein sequence MYKHILLAADGSQNSIRAAKEAVKIAQINAETLVTIIFIIDMEKAKTDVLHSSSNESLYMERRRKIVPIEELFNEHQVRYKVEIIHGSPGPEIIKFANTQNVDLVVIGSRGLNSLQEMVLGSVSHKVMKRVKCPAMLVK from the coding sequence ATGTATAAACATATTTTATTGGCCGCTGATGGTTCACAAAACTCGATACGTGCGGCAAAAGAAGCTGTAAAAATAGCCCAAATAAATGCTGAAACATTGGTGACGATTATTTTTATCATTGATATGGAAAAAGCGAAAACGGATGTATTGCATTCAAGCTCCAACGAAAGTCTCTACATGGAACGCCGTCGAAAAATCGTGCCGATCGAGGAACTGTTCAACGAGCATCAAGTCCGCTATAAAGTGGAAATCATTCACGGCTCACCAGGACCTGAAATCATCAAATTTGCCAACACGCAAAATGTCGATTTAGTAGTGATCGGAAGCCGCGGCTTAAACAGTCTGCAGGAAATGGTGCTGGGCAGCGTATCACATAAAGTGATGAAGCGCGTCAAATGCCCTGCGATGCTTGTGAAGTAA
- a CDS encoding SulP family inorganic anion transporter encodes MYTIREQWLGNVRSDVLAGLVVALALIPEAIAFSILAGVDPMVGLYASFVIAVTISFVGGRPAMISAATGAMALVIVSLVKDHGLQYLLAATILTGIIQIIFGMLKIARLMKFIPNAVMIGFVNSLAILVFMAQTPHFIGGDFVTWVFLLATIALIYAIPFVIKGIPAPLIAVVILSAVAIYSGFNLNTVGDMGTITQSLPSFLIPDIPFNFETLMIILPYSLALAVVGLVESLLTASILDDMTASESDKNKEARGQGIANVINGFFGGMAGCAMIGQSVINVKSGGRGRLSTFVAGVFLMFLILVLGDYVVQIPMPVLAGVMVVVCITQFDWQSFKYAVTAPKKDVFVMLLTIAVVLYTHNLALGVVAGIIVSALFFVNEISRVSISQQGKTYFVKGQLFFASTEGFINYFKTVQNEHSSIVIDFSQCKVWDDSAIGALMKVKDQLKAKNIEVTYLNIDESSRQLLKKLTGSTLID; translated from the coding sequence ATGTACACTATCCGTGAGCAATGGTTAGGAAATGTGCGCTCAGATGTGCTGGCAGGACTTGTTGTCGCACTCGCCCTCATTCCTGAAGCAATTGCTTTTTCTATTTTAGCCGGTGTAGATCCGATGGTCGGACTCTATGCCTCATTTGTAATCGCTGTAACGATCAGCTTTGTCGGCGGTCGTCCTGCGATGATTTCCGCAGCAACAGGAGCGATGGCCCTCGTGATCGTCTCGCTTGTAAAAGATCATGGACTGCAGTATTTACTCGCTGCAACGATTTTAACTGGAATTATCCAAATCATTTTCGGGATGCTGAAAATTGCCCGATTAATGAAATTTATTCCGAATGCGGTCATGATCGGTTTTGTTAACTCATTGGCGATTTTAGTATTCATGGCCCAAACACCGCACTTTATCGGCGGCGACTTCGTTACATGGGTGTTCCTGCTGGCGACGATCGCACTTATTTACGCCATTCCTTTTGTCATTAAAGGGATCCCTGCACCGCTTATTGCCGTAGTTATTTTATCGGCCGTAGCCATCTATTCGGGCTTCAATTTGAATACAGTCGGAGATATGGGGACAATTACACAATCCTTGCCGTCATTTCTAATTCCGGATATTCCGTTCAATTTTGAAACATTGATGATTATTTTACCGTATTCATTGGCTCTGGCAGTTGTCGGATTGGTCGAATCATTACTGACAGCATCGATTCTGGATGATATGACGGCTTCGGAAAGCGATAAAAATAAAGAAGCGCGCGGTCAAGGAATCGCCAATGTCATTAACGGTTTCTTTGGTGGGATGGCCGGCTGTGCAATGATCGGACAATCCGTTATTAACGTAAAATCCGGTGGACGCGGCCGACTTTCGACTTTTGTTGCCGGGGTATTTCTAATGTTTTTAATACTCGTATTGGGTGATTATGTCGTTCAAATTCCAATGCCGGTACTTGCCGGTGTAATGGTTGTTGTATGTATTACCCAATTTGACTGGCAATCATTCAAATATGCTGTGACAGCACCGAAAAAAGATGTGTTTGTTATGCTTCTGACAATTGCGGTTGTCCTCTATACACATAACTTAGCATTAGGTGTTGTCGCCGGTATTATTGTCAGTGCGCTGTTTTTCGTCAACGAAATTTCCCGTGTAAGTATTTCACAACAAGGGAAAACATATTTTGTCAAAGGGCAACTATTCTTCGCTTCGACGGAAGGTTTTATTAATTATTTCAAAACGGTTCAAAACGAGCATTCATCAATTGTCATCGACTTCTCACAATGCAAAGTATGGGATGACTCGGCAATCGGCGCTTTAATGAAGGTGAAAGACCAGTTGAAAGCGAAAAATATAGAAGTAACCTACTTGAATATTGATGAGTCAAGTAGACAGCTGTTGAAGAAGTTAACCGGTTCGACATTAATCGATTAG